A portion of the Brachionichthys hirsutus isolate HB-005 chromosome 6, CSIRO-AGI_Bhir_v1, whole genome shotgun sequence genome contains these proteins:
- the LOC137895353 gene encoding type-2 angiotensin II receptor-like yields the protein MEVPDDPSPLNATSSMEVYLNASSDRSCSDWPSVPMATIIPAIYAVICALGVLVNALAVGVLAHARASRTTVANTFMLNLCVSDLLFLLSLPLWAVYYSRGYNWPFGWIACKVAGALHNLNLYASIFFITSMSVDRYLAIVRPLRSQSTRNPKRARLACILVWLLACACTFPPFYLRNIHHVEELGVKACGLSFPSYDWYMTLVCMKIILAFLLPLLVISCCYFAIGRHLLADTGLVRMHNASHLPNSPSFKSQASIKSERPPTPCMRPRCTNSRSLEGRGLERVLWTVTAVVLSFFICWFPFHCVTFLDVLWNEGWLDGCWVEWTVHNLTPLTLCLGFLNSAINPVLYCFAGNHFRGRLGSICKGLCVCFQARGDDRSQKRGSFSTRLSSFSLKLSDFKDLAIKEPSGPA from the coding sequence ATGGAAGTCCCAGATGATCCTTCCCCTCTCAACGCCACCTCCTCAATGGAGGTCTATCTGAACGCCTCCTCTGATCGCTCCTGCTCCGACTGGCCTTCCGTTCCCAtggccaccatcatccctgcCATCTACGCCGTTATCTGTGCGCTGGGAGTCCTTGTCAACGCCCTGGCGGTGGGTGTGTTGGCTCATGCCAGAGCCTCAAGGACAACTGTAGCCAACACCTTCATGCTGAACCTGTGTGTGTCCGacctcctgttcctgctgtcgCTCCCCCTGTGGGCCGTCTACTACTCCCGGGGCTACAATTGGCCTTTTGGCTGGATCGCCTGCAAAGTCGCCGGCGCGCTCCACAACCTCAATCTCTACGCGTCTATCTTCTTCATCACGAGCATGAGCGTGGACCGCTACTTGGCCATCGTGCGCCCGCTCCGCTCCCAGAGTACCCGGAACCCCAAACGCGCTCGGCTGGCGTGCATCCTGGTCTGGCTCTTGGCGTGCGCTTGCACCTTCCCACCATTTTACCTGAGGAACATTCACCACGTGGAGGAGCTCGGCGTGAAGGCCTGCGGGCTCTCCTTCCCTAGCTATGACTGGTATATGACCCTGGTCTGCATGAAGATTATTCTGGCCTTCCTGCTGCCCCTGCTTGTCATCTCGTGCTGCTACTTTGCTATTGGCAGACACTTGTTGGCTGATACGGGCCTGGTGAGAATGCACAATGCCTCGCACCTTCCCAACAGTCCTTCCTTTAAATCCCAGGCGAGCATTAAATCGGAGAGACCCCCGACTCCATGCATGCGCCCCAGGTGCACGAACAGCAGATCCCTGGAGGGCAGGGGGCTGGAGCGGGTGCTGTGGACAGTGACTGCTGTGGTCCTGTCCTTCTTCATCTGCTGGTTCCCGTTCCACTGCGTGACCTTCCTGGATGTGCTGTGGAACGAAGGCTGGCTGGACGGCTGCTGGGTAGAATGGACCGTCCATAACCTCACCCCGCTCACCCTTTGCCTGGGCTTCTTGAACTCGGCCATCAATCCTGTCCTCTACTGCTTTGCTGGAAACCATTTTCGGGGCCGTCTCGGGAGTATCTGCAAAGGcctgtgtgtttgctttcaggCCCGTGGGGATGATCGCAGCCAGAAGAGGGGCTCCTTCAGCACCAGGCTGAGCTCCTTTTCTCTTAAGCTTAGTGACTTTAAAGACCTGGCAATTAAAGAGCCCTCTGGTCCTGCTTAA
- the apool gene encoding MICOS complex subunit MIC27 has translation MAAKVVMVAVPTVLGIASIRVYTVEEAPADGMASREKLNFYTQLPPSGPAHFVPARPGLIQSGVTAAREGVLPLVQAVKGACFSLKSAAVNVRHAGEDVYYYLKDPPPDFLPRFGTITMAGLLGMFLSRKGSRFKRVAVPLGLMSAGASVCYPAQTVAVVKVAGKKLYAAGRWSSGATASLLTTEPQEPPPSPQAAAVPGSDSAPASAVLTEEASSVTHSEQSPAQTPPGHGTDPVAQSAPREMKSFMAAEEIPAPVASETKPAAGASPGESIPPSEPEELQPAPLETAEVPEAVPLEPASGEAVPLEPASSEAVPLEPASGEDVPGEAAALESVPSAEEPSGPKVSHDPSDEPEPLPPAESADPPRVAAAEDSKGGAVFKPEPSLMDFGQSSAEEEDLYSTRS, from the exons ATGGCTGCCAAG GTGGTGATGGTGGCCGTCCCGACAGTTCTGGGCATAGCTTCCATCCGTGTATATACTGTGGAGGAAGCGCCTGCTGATGGGATGGCTTCCCGAGAGAAG CTGAACTTCTACACGCAGCTGCCACCGTCTGGCCCGGCTCACTTTGTCCCGGCGAGGCCGGGGCTGATTCAGAGTGGGGTAACTGCAGCGAGAGAAGGCGTCCTTCCACTCGTCCAGGCTGTAAAG GGCGCCTGCTTTTCTCTGAAAAGTGCAGCTGTTAATGTACGCCATGCGGGAGAGG ATGTGTACTATTACTTGAAAGATCCTCCTCCAGATTTTCTTCCCAGATTTGGTACGATCACCATGGCCGGCCTGCTGGGAATGTTCTTGTCCCGCAAAG GCTCCCGTTTCAAGAGGGTGGCCGTTCCCCTGGGTCTGATGAGTGCAGGCGCTTCCGTGTGCTATCCAGCTCAGACCGTCGCTGTGGTGAAG GTGGCGGGTAAGAAGCTGTATGCTGCAGGGCGGTGGAGCAGCGGCGCCACAGCTTCCCTTCTCACCACCGAGCCCCAGGAGCCGCCTCCTTCGCCGCAG GCAGCTGCAGTGCCGGGTTCAGATTCTGCTCCTGCCTCTGCTGTCCTGACCGAGGAGGCGTCATCGGTAACGCACTCGGAGCAATCCCCCGCCCAGACCCCCCCGGGTCACGGCACCG ATCCAGTGGCTCAATCAGCGCCGAGAGAGATGAAGAGCTTCATGGCCGCTGAGGAAATACCCGCTCCTGTTGCAAGCGAGACAAAACCGGCAGCAGGTGCCAGCCCGGGAGAGTCCATACCACCATCAGAACCAGAGGAACTACAACCTGCCCCACTGGAGACGGCTGAGGTTCCCGAAGCTGTCCCATTAGAACCTGCTTCAGGAGAGGCTGTCCCATTAGAACCTGCTTCATCCGAGGCTGTCCCATTAGAACCTGCTTCAGGAGAGGATGTtcctggagaagctgctgctttggAGTCTGTTCCTTCTGCTGAAGAACCATCTGGTCCAAAGGTCTCGCATGATCCATCAG ATGAGCCTGAACCTTTGCCTCCAGCTGAGTCAGCTGACCCGCCCCGAGttgctgcagcagaggacagtaAAG gtggcgctgtttTCAAGCCAGAGCCCTCTTTGATGGACTTTGGCCAGTCGAGTGCAGAGGAAGAAGACCTGTACAGCACCCGCAGCTGA